The Pyxicephalus adspersus chromosome 1, UCB_Pads_2.0, whole genome shotgun sequence sequence AAAAAGCTTATTCAATTTGCAAaacttttcaaaactttaaatatttaagatAGGAAGCACTAACAGAATAAAAAGTGCAATAATTAGATCTTGTAGATAGTGTCATCACTCTGGaattatcattataaaaaaatatgctaacCTTTGTGGTGTTTGCTGATTAACAATAGCATTTGCTGTCTCTTTGACATAAACCTCCCAATCTGTTTCTGGCAAGTCTTGGTCTGAACTGAAGGGATACctgttagaggaaaaaaaaatatgtaataaatttctAAAAATGGTTTCCATTTCATTTACACACTTGTTCAagaaataactttatatatatgtatatatatttgcaacGAACCTGTCACCAagtctgcattttattttcccCGTTTTTAACACACTTTTAGAAACAATTTCAGTTATCTACACTTGAGTTTGATTTTTGTTGTCTGTCCATAAGTGTTTAGCTGTCACAATCTCAATACAAGTGGGTTTGTATTGATACAATCTATACATACAGGATTAGAAATAGGGATGAGTagttaaaatgtcaataaaatgagATGGTTTAGAACTACAAATTTTTGCCATCAAGATTATCCTCCACATGCAAGTCATGAAAATGCTCATCACTAGGGTTTTCACTTGGGATACCTTAGGCTCAGTTTTCCCTGAACAACAGCTAGCTGGTGGCAGTTCTGCCctcctaaagtgtacctaaacctaaatttcactttacataaaagggtagtacAACACCTAAGAtaagaaaaaagtggaaaataattTCCTACTGACAACAGAAGACTTGGTTTCTTACATAGGCACGGAttgccttaaagtgtacctgaacgcCGTAGAGACTTTGCAGATAAAAGTTACGTGTCTGTTTaccttttatttgtttctatCTGATCCCAAGTTATTCTCGGACAAGGAAAGTTATACTAACAAGGCAAGAAACTCCTGTACCCCACCCCTTTCATCCCACAATCCTCCTCAGTTCACTTTCAAAACACTGTGCCAGAACTGTCACAGCACCCATAACAAGTGTGCTCCAAATCATCCTCCTTCTGTTGCAGCACTGTCATTGGCGGACTCTCAAATGTAAAAAGCAACCTACTGTATATTTCATTGATTTTATCTAGCCTCTCTACAACTGCTATAATATGAgctaaaacagatattttatgcAGATATATTATATGCAGTTATATTTTTTCTTAGGTCTCAGAagatcctagattgtaaactcttcggggcagggtcctctcctcctcccgagtcactgtctgtcatttgcaacccctatttaatgcatagcgctgcgtaatatgttggcgctatataaatcctgtttattaataaaaatattaatattattattatatctaaaaataattcacatttaaaacatttacatactgtTGGACACGACATGCTTCACATATCAGAAGAGCTTTTCTTAAGTTTCTTCCAGATTTTTCTGCTATTCTTCGAGCAAGTTCCTGTGGTAGTGACAATCCTTCTTTCTTGCATATGCTAAACAATACTGTGCAGATCTATGAAGAAATCATTTGTTAGCTATGTACTGCAGGAATGCAACACCAAAAGCTTGGATAATAGGCCACACAGCTTACTGGCTGAATTAAAGCTATAGTTTAATTTGCTTGTATTTTGCCTTGACTGAATCTCCTATCCCTGAAcattctaatgacatttttatataaaacatctCCATTTAGATAATCAGTACTTATTTTGCTCCTGGGGACATTATCAGGTTTCTGTCCTTTTCTATGTAACGCTATCTAACAACTATGGCTGGTAGAGTGGCCAAAAGGATGTTTTGCAAAGCTTCCTAAAAGAGCATCACAGCATCCTGACTCCAATATTATAAGCAGTGTGTTGGCTCTTGAGAGGAATAATGCAAACATCAAAAATGCCTTGATTATTGGATGTCAAAGTAAGGGagtatgtgttctttttttctgcttgtatGCAGAGCCTCCATAAATGAtgaaactgaaatccaatgaatgtaaAGGCAGCCAATATAATTGTGCAGGACTGAAAACTGTCTGGACTTCAGCTTTTAGAGAGGTAACCCTAAAAAATACTGAATACCTAATATGCTCACTAAGGAAAGCTTTCAAGTGCACACCTACAAATGTGTGTATAAAATAACACCTTTTAATAGACCTAGGAGTATATGTTGCTGCATTGATTAATCTTCAATTAAAGGGAGATGTTTTAGGCCCAagttataaagctctccaagactggagaacatagaggATTGTgggtgggtgatccagcgaacttGTAACGCATTTCATGGAAATAATTTGgaattggttggcaaatgttttcagtcctggactagatctattccaggtttgctggatcacccaggctctcccatgatagtctatcttctccagtcttggagaactttaatgaatcatgCCCTTTATCTGTGTGTGGAATAAAATTAGTAACACCAAAATGAAGTACTTCTGAAAAAGTGAACATTTCTATATTATGCTTTATACTTGGGAAATCACATAAAAAGGGTATCAGACTAATATATTACCGTTATTGACTGATGTTCAATCCTCAGTTTTTCCACCCCAGCTCCATACAGCTCTCTTAACAAGCACATGATTCTGGTCTTCTTTCCAGCTCCAGATGGTCCAAACACAAGGAGGTGAGGGAAGTCTCCACATTGTACCTAAAAACAATACGGcttgagaattattattattacacagtatttatatagcgctatcatattacgcagtgctgtacaaagtccacattgatgtcactagctgtccctcatagaagctaacaatctaatgtccctaccatagtcatatgtcattaccacagtctaaggtcaatttttggggggaacctaattacccaactgcatgtttttgagatgtgggaggaaaccggagtatgtGTAAATAATGTTATCCTTGTGGCCTAATGTTTTGCAAATAAAccttgtttttcttatatttatatatttgtatattgcttTCTATATTGTATCTGTACAGGAGGGTGGCCATGTTTGCTCGTTTGCAATGTTTAGCTTCAAAGCTTCTCCTGCAATATTGGAAAACCAAATACTTCTTGTGACAGGTTGGGGTCAGTTAAAAATGAAGCTAGTATGGTCTAATCATACAGGTATCAATGTTCCacccagaatatttttaaatccgAGTGGtaataaattgtaggtgggtggcagccccggtaatgtgaccaaactcttcagtaaccacctaaaaccAGCCAGATGGtgactaaaaagtgccgggtggttcgctcagctaaaaggggccggggagatcactaGGTATGGAGAGGACACGTGGTTTAGACTTCCTAAAAATCGTAAGAACTCCCTGAACTGTGGCGTAGAGGAGGTAAACTGAGCTAAACTAACAGCACCACCCTGTCAGTCCGTTAATCCATCACTACTGCACTACCAATGGGAATATGTGACAAGGAGCCATACAATAACATTATGTAGACACCTACTAGACAATCATTCTGGTACAGAAGAATTGGATTTCCCTGACTGCTTACCAATCAAAGAAATACTTCAGAGATTTCGATAAGAGGCAGATTCAATATTCTATAGATCATCATTCGCCACCCATGGTCTGCCGgtgtgtcaggagaaggaccccgctgggggagggggagcactggccagaggcgtagaccatgtctcctgtacgtaTCCCAgactcagggaggtgggtgggatGTGTCTCAggatcagacctgcgatgggagagtgggcggtttctGGTATCAtgatatcactctgggggaagtttcttcccctttgagtgacagtaaatttagtggtccgtaggtccaaaaagccACCACTGTCATAAATGACCGGGTCTAGGCGGAGGCTACGGATTGTAAATTCTGCATTGATTTTAGGGGAGCCTCTTCATCATCTTTCCTTCATTTCCATGCCACTGGTAAAGGATTCCAATGTAAGCTCAGAGTTGTACCATGTGATGAGCACTCTCCCgcccccatgtgacagtgctggacCAATCACCAGAGGAGTTTAGTGCTGAATATAAACTGCAGGGGACAGAGTCTGTTGTGGTGCGGTTATCGCTTCCTCATACCACTGAGCTGCTGTATCCAGGGAAACGCTACATGTAGCACTTCAGTGgcccaataaagaatgaataggggcagcagggAGTTATTTGTACTGATCACTGATACCAGATGTCAAACGCTGGTTCATTATAAATTTGCACTGAGGTGCTGGCGGCTCAGCAGCGGGTCAGGTGACAGATTTCAGGAGGCGCGCCAACATACATGTTTCCTGCTTTCGATCTGCCCTAAGTGAAGGCCAAAGTCCTGCACTGACAAAGCACAGGTCAGGTGTAAATTTGACCtccaaaacacatacaaaagacACAACTCCATGCagcttattttttaaattaatcttgATCCAGTACcagtctctgtacagcagagctcagccTAGAACAAGAAACCAATCAGTTATACTGCAGTACAAGGGCAATGCTGATTGGTGAATAAcagagatgatgtcatcagttatCTTTCACTCTCCAATCACCGGCTGGGGGAGGGACATGACCTGTAAGTGTTAGCTGTCTGCAGTACAGGAAACTCTCCTTGACAGGTCTCCCTTCTTGTCCTGTGCTGTATGGCAGAGCTATACAAATGTCAGAACTGGATAGACAGATTTCTGTATATGTTATGCTGTGTGCCTGTAGATTAGATTTAAGCACCTCACACATAGTAAAACCTGGCATTCATACAGCAATGCTGGTAGGATTAATACATCTATAGCTGGCCTTCTATAGAGGAGTCTATGACAGGAATATTCTGGTCAGCACAGCCAGACACAATTACCAGATTCTTGAGCTGGGCCGCCTGCTCCTTATGGTAGTCCAGCTTGGAGAGGGCACTGGGCCGGTATTTGTCCACCCACAGGCTCATCTTGTTCTCCACACGGGGCACCAATACTTCGCCTTCAAATCCGGCGCGAAACCAAACATCCCCCTAACCCGCGAAATCCCAATTCTGACACGCGCATGCGCAATGCTCCGGCCCATGGTGACAATCGGATGATAGGAAAGCTACTTCCGGTAATTTATTGTCCTTACTACAGGAGCCTAAGGCGCATTTAGCTTAACAAGAAATGGTCTTCGGAAAAATGGCCGCTGCTCTTGCTACTTTTTTGGCATTTGTATTTAGAATCTAATGTTAGAAAAGATAACTGGCACACGCCGctgctattgttattattattggacTTCTAATCAGGGATTTTTCtatgattttgttaaaaaagatgAAATTGCTTAGAGCAACCAATCAACGTTCAGATACAGCAAGGGATGTGATTGGATGCTTGTCACACATAAAAAGTGTAGGGATTGTTTCGCCTCATGAACGCAGTACAgtgaatgtttttattctgttttgcatTCCACCAACGACCATAAGTGTTGATTGTAACATTTCTAATAAAGTGAATGTATATGCAAAAACAGTACATACTTCATGTATGCCTGGAAAGTAGAACAAATAAATGatgatgtgtcttcctgaaaatgtaaaaaaaattggcgATGTCTTTTTGCATGTTTGAGATCGGCACTTTGTGAGCCCCCCTTATATAAAACGTTAAAAATCTGATAGAtccatttattattacaatatttgttaaagctccaacatattacacagcgctgtacaagtccatagatGTATCACTGTCAAAGGCAtgtgtctttatcacagtctatgGTCGACTTTGCCAAttacctaacttcatgttttcagaatgtgggaggaaatcggagtaacCCCACACAAATAAAGGGTGAACCTCCAACTCCTTTTAGATAGagttttgaacctgggacctagcgcccTGGTAAATCTAGCCTTGGCCGTACCTGTAATGATAAGTAAAGTAGGAGTCCAAGTTGTAAGTCACTACACACTGGAACTTTAGCTCTTGGGCCACAGAGTCAAAATATACCTGTCCACTTAATTTACTATAGGGGATTTACTTAAAGAGAAGCTGTCACCTTACCCACAGGATGAAGTGAAAAGATGTAAAGGTCTGCACTGAAAAGTCCCTGAACATTTTCTTGCCCTCACCCCCTTACTGCTCTTCCCATAATGGTGAAGTCAGCGTAGTCACCATCTCAGGAGAGAAGTGGATCTGTTATGTGCATTTGGCTGCTGGGCCCAAGTACTGACAGGGACTCTAACATTATAGAAAGACTAAagcttcttttcttttagctCCTTACAAGTGTGAAATTATCTTTTTTGATCCTTTTCATTGACAGAAAAATTAACAGGGAACTTAACACACATCACTATTCAGTAGTATGGAGAGAGGAAGGTGAACGGGTGGCACCCTTCTATTCTCTTCTTCATATAAAAATGACAGCAGTTTTCTCTGCGCATTTATTTAGTGATCACCAATGGCTTATCACTGTACAATATCGGGGAATCATGTACACACACTAATCATGATcgttcatcttgggcaacaaaTACCTAGCATGTGTACACAAATGAAATCATACCTCTGAACA is a genomic window containing:
- the RFC3 gene encoding replication factor C subunit 3 produces the protein MSLWVDKYRPSALSKLDYHKEQAAQLKNLVQCGDFPHLLVFGPSGAGKKTRIMCLLRELYGAGVEKLRIEHQSITICTVLFSICKKEGLSLPQELARRIAEKSGRNLRKALLICEACRVQQYPFSSDQDLPETDWEVYVKETANAIVNQQTPQRLLEVRGRLYELLTHCIPPEVIMKSLLTELLNNCDGQLKADVAQMAAYYEHRLQLGSKAIYHLEAFVAKFMSIYKKFMEDGLEAMMF